A portion of the Fusobacterium nucleatum genome contains these proteins:
- the pelG gene encoding exopolysaccharide Pel transporter PelG: MAGIGFELKKLFSAEEELPFANLRAIIFSIIVSVGPWLITATSLNIIIWISNQIELARPKQLIFMSSIFYCFIFSQILTCIFQYIITRYVSDCVFKKKISKIRGAYFGSIKLVAILAFFISFIFIKNGDLSIPYKASFVFLFVFMSLSWISMIFISLLKKYRFLIFSFFFGNFISMALGFYFLKYPVTFFEEEPIFWMLLSYGIGIFINFILTSSYILRAFKGKSENNFEFLTYLKGYFSLVLIGFFYSVGVWGHVFMNWIVGDSYRIAGVFQVSPLYEVAIFYCYCISIPSIVYFAIFLETKFLPVYKEYYKKICKTGTYSEIENSLSKMKQTLYQEILYGMELQFLISLTCVLLANAVFTYFDMDIYLLDLFRVSVFSTYCATFVSILITLYLYFDLRIHGICIAFFLLFSNFFFTYIFGRLGRQYTGVGFFIASFLTFGIAIFVFPKVFRNLNYSTMFWQNFEYKVGGNFVKNITKLFNKKVYLGIILLFLLLFGGCASYYSKNGFNKNTKHNWHTMGVYGKDGLDSEGYAANGFNQQGFNRKRMNQSTKTAYDFNGFDYKGIHKETKKAYDERGFNAKSYNVFTNSLYDKDGFNHEGIHKVTKKPYNENGWDVYGINEKTKTEYDENGWDINGINKRSFNRDGWNIETKSKYDYAGFDFEGIHKDTKKTYDERGFDVNLNNVFTNSPYDKNGFNYEGIHKVTGKEYDENGWNYYGLHEKTKTYYNPQGYNVDGLDKDGYEKGKRPPGLEDEWMDKNGFSKKGIYIKGY, translated from the coding sequence ATGGCTGGTATAGGCTTTGAATTAAAAAAATTATTTTCAGCGGAAGAAGAACTTCCTTTTGCAAATCTAAGAGCAATAATATTTTCAATTATTGTAAGTGTTGGCCCATGGCTTATCACTGCAACATCTTTGAATATAATAATCTGGATTTCTAACCAAATAGAATTAGCTAGACCTAAACAGTTAATTTTTATGAGTAGCATTTTTTATTGTTTTATATTTTCACAAATATTAACTTGTATTTTTCAATATATAATAACAAGGTATGTATCTGATTGTGTTTTTAAAAAAAAGATTTCTAAAATTAGAGGTGCATATTTTGGAAGTATAAAATTGGTAGCTATTCTTGCATTTTTTATTAGTTTTATTTTTATTAAGAATGGAGATTTGTCAATTCCATATAAAGCAAGTTTTGTATTTCTTTTTGTATTTATGAGTTTATCATGGATTTCTATGATTTTTATCTCACTTTTAAAGAAATATCGCTTCTTAATTTTTAGCTTCTTTTTTGGAAACTTTATCTCAATGGCACTAGGTTTTTATTTTTTGAAATACCCAGTAACATTTTTTGAAGAAGAACCTATTTTTTGGATGTTATTATCCTATGGAATAGGAATTTTTATTAATTTTATACTTACTTCAAGTTACATCTTAAGAGCCTTTAAAGGAAAAAGTGAAAATAATTTTGAATTTCTAACATATCTAAAAGGATATTTCAGCTTGGTTTTAATAGGATTCTTTTATTCTGTTGGAGTATGGGGACATGTCTTTATGAACTGGATTGTTGGAGATTCTTATAGAATAGCTGGAGTTTTTCAAGTTTCTCCTTTATATGAAGTTGCTATTTTCTATTGTTACTGTATTTCTATACCAAGTATAGTCTATTTTGCTATTTTCTTAGAAACAAAATTTTTACCTGTATACAAGGAATATTATAAAAAGATTTGTAAAACAGGTACATATTCTGAAATTGAAAATTCTCTTAGCAAAATGAAACAAACATTATATCAAGAGATTCTATATGGAATGGAGTTACAATTTTTAATTTCACTTACTTGTGTCTTATTGGCAAATGCAGTTTTCACGTATTTTGATATGGATATTTATTTGCTGGATTTATTTAGGGTAAGCGTTTTTTCGACTTATTGTGCAACCTTTGTGTCTATATTAATTACTCTTTACTTATATTTTGATTTAAGAATACATGGAATATGTATAGCGTTCTTTTTATTGTTTTCTAATTTTTTCTTTACATATATTTTTGGAAGACTTGGAAGACAATATACAGGAGTAGGATTTTTTATAGCCTCTTTCTTAACTTTTGGAATTGCAATCTTTGTTTTTCCAAAAGTATTTAGAAATTTGAATTATAGTACAATGTTTTGGCAAAATTTTGAGTATAAAGTGGGAGGAAATTTTGTGAAAAATATAACAAAGTTATTTAATAAGAAAGTTTATTTAGGAATAATTTTATTATTTCTACTCTTATTTGGAGGATGTGCTTCATATTATTCTAAAAATGGTTTTAATAAGAACACAAAACATAATTGGCATACTATGGGAGTATATGGAAAAGATGGACTTGATTCAGAAGGGTATGCAGCAAATGGATTTAATCAACAAGGTTTTAATAGAAAACGTATGAATCAATCCACAAAAACAGCTTATGATTTCAATGGTTTTGATTATAAAGGAATTCATAAAGAGACTAAGAAAGCCTATGATGAAAGAGGATTTAATGCAAAGTCATATAATGTATTTACAAATAGTCTCTATGATAAAGATGGATTCAATCATGAAGGAATCCATAAAGTTACAAAAAAACCTTATAATGAAAATGGTTGGGATGTTTATGGAATAAATGAAAAAACTAAGACTGAGTATGATGAAAATGGTTGGGATATAAATGGAATTAATAAAAGAAGTTTTAACAGAGATGGTTGGAATATAGAAACCAAAAGTAAATATGATTATGCTGGTTTTGACTTTGAAGGAATCCATAAAGATACTAAAAAAACTTATGATGAAAGAGGTTTTGATGTAAATTTAAACAATGTATTTACAAATAGTCCTTATGATAAAAATGGATTTAATTATGAAGGAATCCATAAAGTAACAGGTAAAGAGTATGATGAAAATGGTTGGAACTATTATGGTTTACATGAAAAAACTAAAACTTATTATAATCCACAAGGATATAATGTTGATGGATTAGATAAAGATGGCTACGAAAAAGGGAAAAGACCACCTGGATTAGAGGATGAATGGATGGATAAAAATGGGTTTAGTAAAAAAGGAATTTATATAAAGGGGTATTAA
- a CDS encoding outer membrane beta-barrel protein, whose protein sequence is MKKIIKILFYLFCISTLSFAEEDIENTRDRGIDKMNFYIPVSKQNKYSNFAEFDLRKDKNIYKWTMADGYQTLGNNWDIQYKIEREYHVEKKTKAKSHIWDNEIYFLKYHNPINFAGKTFQHKTVLGIKHYEGEYSGNRDNQYYKLYAGQKFSRFFNLGKGGTYIEFETDINKVFGRKKHGYSLLASLKGTSNIGYGVQFSNVLEYEYLNYNQYKNAHKTKWETVLRWTYEINENIAFSPEVTFKVEKYNNSKENYLIESSAGPYVLFTKNINDDLRIYGKVGVPVFRKDESKAEGYRYSKSQTSAYGKIGFEYIF, encoded by the coding sequence ATGAAAAAAATAATAAAAATTTTATTTTATTTGTTTTGCATTTCAACATTATCTTTTGCAGAAGAAGACATAGAAAATACAAGAGATAGAGGAATTGATAAAATGAATTTCTATATTCCAGTAAGTAAACAAAATAAATATTCTAATTTTGCAGAATTTGATTTAAGAAAAGATAAAAATATTTACAAGTGGACTATGGCAGATGGCTATCAAACTTTAGGAAATAATTGGGATATTCAGTATAAAATTGAAAGAGAATATCATGTAGAAAAAAAGACAAAAGCAAAATCACATATTTGGGATAATGAAATTTATTTTTTAAAATATCATAATCCTATAAATTTTGCTGGAAAAACATTTCAACATAAAACTGTTTTAGGAATAAAACATTATGAAGGAGAGTATTCTGGAAATCGTGATAATCAATACTATAAATTGTATGCTGGACAAAAATTTTCTAGATTTTTTAATTTGGGAAAAGGAGGAACTTATATAGAGTTTGAAACTGATATTAATAAAGTTTTTGGAAGAAAAAAGCATGGTTATTCATTGCTTGCTTCTCTAAAAGGTACTAGTAATATTGGTTATGGAGTTCAGTTTTCTAATGTATTAGAATATGAATATTTAAATTACAATCAATATAAGAATGCACATAAAACTAAATGGGAAACTGTTCTTCGTTGGACATATGAAATAAATGAAAATATTGCTTTTTCACCAGAAGTAACATTTAAAGTTGAAAAATATAATAATTCAAAGGAAAACTATTTAATTGAGTCTTCAGCAGGACCTTATGTTTTATTTACTAAGAATATTAATGATGATCTTAGAATATATGGAAAAGTTGGTGTTCCTGTTTTTCGTAAAGATGAAAGTAAGGCTGAAGGATATAGATATTCAAAATCACAAACATCAGCATATGGTAAAATTGGATTTGAATATATTTTTTAG
- a CDS encoding endo alpha-1,4 polygalactosaminidase codes for MKKYLILCCYFILSSFIFSQEIYRDRMRDFIRELRKNTSRDKIFITQNGNALYFRDGKIDEEFFSVTDGTTQESLFYGDELKFNTLTSPKLKKELLDMLIPIRQAGKVVLTINYGKGEKAKKYVESESKKIDLVAELLPSFEAKEIYQPMEGFNQNNIYSLKDAKNFLCLLNPEKFKTLEQYKSSLEDVDFDILLIEPSINGEFFSREQIESLKKKSSGARRLVIAYFSIGEAENYRHYWKKSWNKKHPDWIAEENSNWNGNYRVKYWSSEWKSIIKDYQKKLDEIGVDGYLLDTVDTYYYFEDKDEAKQKAKTKKNKK; via the coding sequence ATGAAAAAATATCTTATATTATGTTGTTATTTCATTTTATCTAGCTTTATTTTTTCTCAAGAAATTTATAGAGATAGAATGAGAGATTTTATACGAGAATTAAGAAAAAATACGAGCAGAGATAAAATTTTTATAACACAAAATGGAAATGCTTTATATTTTCGAGATGGAAAAATTGATGAAGAGTTTTTTTCAGTGACAGATGGAACTACACAGGAGTCACTTTTTTATGGAGATGAATTAAAGTTTAACACACTTACATCACCAAAATTAAAAAAAGAATTATTGGATATGTTAATTCCAATAAGACAAGCAGGGAAAGTGGTTTTAACTATTAATTATGGAAAAGGAGAAAAAGCAAAAAAATATGTAGAAAGTGAAAGTAAAAAAATTGATTTAGTTGCAGAGTTACTTCCTTCATTTGAAGCAAAAGAAATTTATCAACCAATGGAAGGATTTAATCAAAATAATATTTATTCTTTAAAAGATGCTAAAAACTTTTTATGTTTATTGAATCCAGAGAAATTTAAGACTTTAGAGCAATATAAAAGTTCTTTAGAAGATGTAGATTTTGATATTTTATTGATTGAGCCTTCAATAAATGGAGAATTTTTTTCAAGAGAACAAATTGAAAGCTTAAAGAAAAAGAGTTCAGGAGCAAGAAGACTAGTTATTGCATATTTTAGTATAGGAGAAGCTGAAAATTATCGTCATTATTGGAAAAAAAGTTGGAACAAAAAACATCCTGATTGGATTGCAGAAGAAAATAGTAACTGGAATGGGAATTACAGAGTTAAATACTGGTCTTCTGAATGGAAAAGTATTATAAAAGACTATCAAAAAAAATTAGATGAAATAGGGGTAGATGGATATTTACTGGATACTGTTGATACTTATTACTATTTTGAAGATAAAGATGAAGCAAAACAAAAAGCAAAAACTAAAAAAAATAAAAAGTAA
- a CDS encoding autotransporter-associated N-terminal domain-containing protein, which produces MKNNLEQIERHLRSIAKRYKSVKYSLSLVIVFLMVGINVFSEELMTQEAVSRESIQNSVGNLQTKINDLKSQNDKQLEGLRLELIQLMEQGNQVIKSPWSSWQFGINYMYSKWNGAYKGRGDKKNWPKDLREYFTDPLKRFVKNDSVTSSTYGLTTLNILYEPPAEITVSAGIRPKNVNKKESKFEPKEPAGALPTFEPRLIGTPGKPVAPATPSVNVFDTPDIPANGQSFAQRPIIGKRTADEYDNQISPRFNNAVVAQNYDEYTPEPDTPNGNIDVNMGETTTWGGGKIRLKSTVPEGRPFENGATETKDVNGAPRTMPKDPFISKPSGTYYLNPGKVETRDVWDIEGKKKDTVNAFISDSRDHDTTINGNYTVKNLGSGPTTKLFFSYNPSGVGGKKYDNKASWGWSDGTEQAVNRVAKFTGNLTLKGVEDPNNKTALVGLEHQLWAKSKTSTHKDDKDEWNNSNSNSTLLNTGNITLASGNYLVGMMIDVEYSNDKNHKNHKTINKGTININSKNSVGIDFAKYELGLLQTDVSLGNINVNGSNNYGFRMAKLFDGETKTYQGADNGSNLTVDGNKYYDNTTITGEGGKIVVGGKENVGVSISKGVSADKSANPISNIKSLNIEVVGENVVGFLRNKDFSINNTGNIVLDDTTVQSLTFGNGAKNSTLVRSDNGTIDIKKNLNATKGSTGNSFSQATSGGRVVNHSILKSTLSHFTGMISYGRGNLRSSTAINKGTIELTGDSDSNIGMAALNSGEIRNENGTIKVLGKGKNKAAIYTDQTSSATLNGGNYFISGESSSGIYNQGSTILGDNNKIFASNGAVGIYSSGGTIDGSHAANGVDIEVDDGDSEEKGLAVYGENGTDIKLQNSKINVKKGIAGVAAFGANTKINLNGATLKYSGSGYAAYATGGGKIDLSNSRIELRGRATGFEMAGSGTSPITLNSNTRIHVYSNDVTVMNIKDMASLNYSNLNSTAFNSYLQGATVHAENGATDYKLAAVDGIGAYNINSSLDKKLAVNPANKNTNDYIFTRLLSVQRARMNLKSGNNVRAVLSSSELAAIKEKTVVGLAMNSSKNAVSNTETAINLENNTTVTADRTDAGDGAVGLFVNYGTVNVASGATINVEKENNVVNEKAVGIYAVNGTEVDNKGTINVGGKNSIGIFGIAYRTDNAGNKKIDEFGSNAVGQGKVNIKNQGTLSLNGEGASGILVKNNKGTAASLGEHKALNTGTINMSGNKAIGMFAEKGYLKNEGTINITGSQQGIGMYGHLGSILENGTNGKINVADSNDENKLNIGMFTDDINTKIMNAGKISVGKNSYGIYGKNITTTATSKIKTGDNGVGIFSSTKDSNTTLDLAPGSEITVGNNNAVGVFSLGNKAAHITSFSKMNIGNGSFGYVIRSKGSTLNSNYAGETELKQDGTYIYSTDEDGTITNKTKLKSSGNKNYGIYASGNVKNLADINFATGYGNVGLYSTSNNSNKGITNGEAGSSGIKPKITVGASKIRDTNGNLLKEKDRLYSIGMAAGYSWTEEDLKKPEAQRPKQFIGRIVNYGTISVTGDDGIGMYAVGRGSRAINHGLIDLSGKNSIGMYLDQGAIGENYGTIRTAPNNTKDGIIGVVALNGSVIKNYGTISISGAGNTGIYKAQGGNNEGKKPEVSNGATDISSKATADTSKKLGTSQILSPPGATNAVIKEKGKVLTPDYVDRPTPNAPNVRAGSTILNLKQLQKFNGNSRARASELGMYIDTSGIKFTKPIEGLEKLTNLKRINLIFGVEATKYSNNTAIQIGSNILEPYNKVIEKLSRSGSGKKWILNSSSLTWMATATQNPSNGTLGNVYMKKIPYTTFAVKGDTDTYNFLDGLEQRYGVEGLNSREKELFNKLNDIGKGEAQLFVQAVDEMKGHQYANTQQRVYATGQILDTEFNYLREEWATASKDSNKIKAFGARGEYKTNTAGVIDYKNYAYGVAYIHENESVKLGKDIGWYTGFVHNTFRFEDIGKSKEEMLLGKIGMFKSIPFDDDNSLNWTVSGNVFVGRNKMHRKFLIVDEIFNAKSKYYAYGIGVKNEIGKEFRLSEDFSIRPYGALKLEYGRISKIKEKTGEIRLEVKSNDYVSIKPEIGTELKYKYLFTNRKTLTVGLGVAYENELGKVANPKNKARVAYTAADWYNLRGEKEDRRGNIKTDLTIGLENTRFGATANVGYDTKGHNVRTGLGLRVIF; this is translated from the coding sequence ATGAAAAACAACTTAGAACAAATTGAAAGACATTTACGATCAATAGCAAAAAGGTATAAAAGTGTGAAATATTCACTCAGTTTAGTAATAGTTTTCTTAATGGTGGGAATAAATGTATTTTCAGAAGAGCTTATGACACAAGAAGCAGTATCAAGAGAAAGTATACAAAATTCTGTAGGTAATCTTCAAACAAAGATAAATGATTTAAAAAGTCAGAATGATAAGCAATTAGAAGGTTTGAGATTAGAATTAATTCAATTAATGGAACAAGGAAACCAAGTTATAAAATCACCATGGAGTTCATGGCAATTTGGAATAAATTATATGTATAGTAAATGGAATGGAGCATATAAAGGAAGAGGAGATAAAAAAAATTGGCCAAAAGATTTAAGAGAATATTTTACTGATCCTTTAAAAAGATTTGTAAAAAATGATTCTGTTACATCTTCTACTTATGGTCTAACAACACTAAATATCTTATATGAACCACCAGCAGAAATTACAGTAAGTGCTGGGATAAGACCTAAAAATGTTAATAAAAAAGAAAGTAAATTTGAACCAAAAGAACCAGCTGGTGCTCTTCCAACTTTTGAGCCAAGGTTAATAGGTACTCCTGGAAAACCAGTAGCACCAGCAACTCCTTCTGTGAATGTATTTGATACACCAGATATACCAGCAAATGGACAATCTTTTGCTCAAAGACCAATAATTGGAAAAAGAACAGCAGATGAATATGATAATCAAATAAGTCCTAGATTTAATAATGCTGTTGTAGCTCAAAACTATGATGAATATACACCTGAACCAGACACTCCTAATGGTAATATTGATGTTAATATGGGAGAAACTACTACTTGGGGTGGTGGAAAAATAAGATTAAAAAGTACAGTTCCAGAAGGAAGACCTTTTGAAAATGGAGCAACAGAAACAAAAGATGTAAATGGAGCCCCTAGAACAATGCCAAAAGATCCTTTTATATCAAAACCAAGTGGAACATATTATTTAAATCCTGGAAAAGTTGAAACAAGAGATGTATGGGATATAGAAGGTAAGAAAAAAGATACTGTGAATGCTTTTATAAGTGATTCAAGAGATCATGATACTACAATTAATGGAAATTATACAGTAAAAAATTTAGGAAGTGGTCCTACTACAAAATTATTTTTTAGTTATAACCCTTCTGGTGTTGGTGGGAAAAAATATGATAATAAAGCTAGCTGGGGATGGAGTGATGGAACTGAACAAGCAGTAAATAGAGTAGCAAAATTTACAGGTAATTTAACTTTAAAAGGAGTTGAAGATCCAAATAACAAAACTGCTCTTGTTGGTTTGGAACATCAGCTATGGGCAAAAAGTAAAACTTCAACACATAAAGATGACAAAGATGAATGGAATAATTCTAACTCAAATAGCACTTTATTAAATACTGGAAATATTACATTAGCAAGTGGAAATTATTTAGTTGGTATGATGATTGATGTTGAATATTCAAATGATAAAAATCATAAAAATCATAAAACAATAAATAAAGGAACAATAAATATAAACAGTAAAAATAGTGTTGGGATAGATTTTGCTAAATATGAGCTAGGCTTATTACAAACAGATGTTAGTCTAGGAAACATTAATGTAAATGGAAGTAATAACTATGGTTTTAGAATGGCTAAACTTTTTGATGGGGAAACTAAAACTTATCAAGGTGCTGATAATGGAAGTAATTTAACAGTTGATGGAAATAAATATTATGATAACACAACTATAACAGGAGAAGGTGGAAAAATAGTTGTAGGTGGAAAAGAAAATGTTGGAGTTTCAATTTCCAAAGGAGTTTCTGCTGATAAAAGTGCTAACCCAATCAGTAATATAAAAAGTTTAAATATAGAAGTAGTTGGAGAAAATGTTGTAGGTTTTTTAAGAAATAAAGATTTTTCAATAAATAATACAGGAAATATAGTTTTAGATGACACAACAGTACAAAGCTTAACTTTTGGAAATGGTGCAAAAAATAGTACCTTAGTTCGTAGTGATAATGGGACTATTGATATAAAGAAAAATCTTAATGCAACAAAGGGTTCTACTGGAAACAGTTTTTCTCAAGCAACTTCTGGTGGTAGAGTAGTCAATCATTCAATTTTAAAAAGTACATTATCTCATTTTACAGGAATGATTTCTTATGGAAGAGGTAATCTCCGTTCTTCTACTGCTATAAATAAGGGAACAATAGAATTAACAGGAGATTCTGATAGTAATATTGGAATGGCTGCATTAAATAGTGGAGAAATAAGAAATGAAAATGGAACTATAAAAGTATTAGGAAAGGGTAAGAATAAGGCTGCTATCTATACAGACCAAACTTCTTCAGCTACATTAAATGGAGGAAATTACTTTATTTCAGGGGAATCTTCTTCAGGAATTTATAATCAAGGTTCTACTATTTTGGGAGATAATAATAAAATATTTGCTAGTAATGGAGCAGTAGGAATTTATAGCTCTGGTGGAACGATAGATGGTAGTCATGCAGCTAATGGAGTTGATATAGAAGTAGATGATGGTGATTCTGAGGAAAAAGGATTAGCTGTATATGGAGAAAATGGTACAGATATAAAATTACAAAACTCAAAAATAAATGTTAAAAAAGGAATAGCTGGAGTTGCTGCATTTGGAGCAAATACTAAAATTAATTTGAATGGAGCCACTTTAAAATATTCAGGTTCTGGATATGCTGCCTATGCAACAGGTGGAGGAAAAATTGACTTATCAAATAGTAGAATAGAATTAAGAGGAAGAGCCACAGGATTTGAAATGGCTGGAAGTGGAACTTCACCAATAACATTAAATTCAAATACTAGAATTCATGTTTATTCTAATGATGTAACAGTAATGAATATAAAAGATATGGCTTCATTAAATTATTCTAATTTAAATTCAACAGCATTTAATAGTTATCTTCAAGGAGCAACAGTACATGCTGAAAATGGTGCAACAGATTATAAATTAGCAGCTGTTGATGGAATAGGAGCTTATAATATTAATTCTAGTTTAGATAAAAAATTAGCAGTAAATCCTGCAAATAAAAATACAAATGACTATATTTTTACAAGATTATTGTCTGTTCAAAGAGCAAGAATGAATTTAAAATCTGGAAATAATGTTAGAGCTGTCCTTAGCAGCAGTGAGTTAGCTGCTATAAAAGAAAAAACAGTTGTTGGTTTAGCTATGAATTCAAGTAAAAATGCAGTAAGTAATACAGAAACAGCAATAAACCTAGAAAATAATACAACTGTTACAGCAGATAGAACAGATGCAGGAGATGGAGCAGTAGGTCTATTTGTAAATTATGGAACAGTTAATGTTGCCAGTGGTGCTACAATAAATGTAGAAAAAGAAAATAATGTTGTTAATGAAAAAGCTGTTGGTATTTATGCTGTAAATGGAACTGAGGTTGATAATAAAGGAACTATAAATGTTGGTGGAAAAAATTCAATAGGAATTTTCGGAATAGCTTATCGTACTGATAATGCTGGAAACAAAAAAATAGATGAATTTGGTTCTAATGCAGTAGGACAAGGAAAGGTAAACATTAAAAATCAAGGTACATTGTCTTTAAATGGTGAAGGAGCAAGTGGAATCCTTGTAAAAAATAATAAAGGAACAGCAGCTTCATTAGGAGAACACAAGGCCTTAAATACTGGAACTATAAATATGTCTGGGAATAAAGCTATTGGAATGTTTGCTGAAAAAGGATACTTAAAAAATGAAGGAACTATAAATATTACAGGTTCACAACAAGGTATTGGAATGTATGGACATTTAGGATCTATTTTAGAAAATGGAACAAATGGAAAAATAAATGTTGCAGATTCTAATGATGAGAATAAACTTAATATAGGAATGTTTACAGATGATATAAATACAAAAATTATGAATGCTGGAAAAATATCAGTTGGAAAAAATTCTTATGGTATTTATGGTAAAAATATAACAACAACTGCAACTTCAAAAATAAAAACTGGAGATAATGGTGTTGGAATTTTTTCAAGCACAAAAGATAGTAATACTACATTAGATTTAGCTCCAGGTTCTGAAATAACAGTTGGAAATAATAACGCTGTTGGAGTTTTCTCATTAGGGAATAAAGCAGCTCATATTACAAGTTTTTCAAAAATGAATATTGGAAATGGCTCTTTTGGTTATGTAATAAGAAGTAAGGGAAGTACATTAAATAGTAACTATGCAGGAGAAACTGAATTGAAGCAAGATGGAACATATATATATTCTACTGATGAAGATGGAACTATCACAAATAAAACAAAATTAAAATCATCAGGAAATAAAAACTATGGAATATATGCATCTGGAAATGTAAAAAATCTAGCTGATATTAATTTTGCTACTGGATATGGAAATGTTGGTTTATATAGTACAAGTAATAATTCAAATAAAGGGATAACTAATGGTGAAGCTGGTTCATCAGGAATTAAACCTAAAATAACAGTAGGTGCTTCAAAAATTAGAGATACAAATGGAAATCTTTTAAAAGAAAAAGATAGATTATATTCAATAGGAATGGCAGCAGGTTATAGCTGGACAGAAGAAGATTTAAAGAAACCAGAAGCACAAAGACCTAAACAATTTATTGGAAGAATAGTAAACTATGGAACTATCTCTGTCACTGGTGATGATGGTATAGGAATGTATGCAGTTGGTAGAGGTTCTAGAGCAATTAATCATGGACTTATTGATTTAAGTGGTAAAAATTCAATAGGAATGTACTTGGATCAAGGAGCAATAGGTGAAAACTATGGAACTATAAGAACAGCTCCTAACAATACAAAAGATGGAATTATTGGAGTTGTAGCTCTAAATGGGTCTGTTATAAAAAATTATGGAACTATTTCTATAAGTGGTGCTGGAAATACAGGTATCTATAAGGCACAAGGTGGAAACAATGAAGGAAAAAAACCTGAAGTAAGCAATGGAGCAACAGATATTTCAAGTAAAGCCACAGCAGATACAAGTAAAAAATTGGGAACTTCTCAAATTTTATCACCACCTGGAGCAACAAATGCAGTTATAAAAGAAAAAGGTAAAGTATTAACACCTGATTATGTTGATAGACCAACACCTAATGCACCAAATGTTAGAGCAGGAAGTACAATATTAAATTTAAAACAACTTCAAAAATTTAATGGAAATTCTAGAGCTAGAGCATCTGAGTTAGGAATGTATATTGATACTTCAGGAATTAAATTTACAAAACCTATTGAAGGCTTAGAAAAATTAACTAATTTAAAGAGAATAAACTTGATATTTGGAGTAGAAGCTACAAAATATTCTAATAATACAGCAATTCAAATTGGAAGTAATATTCTAGAACCATATAATAAAGTAATTGAAAAACTAAGTCGTTCAGGTTCTGGTAAAAAGTGGATTCTAAATTCAAGTAGTTTAACATGGATGGCGACAGCAACTCAAAATCCAAGCAATGGTACTCTTGGAAATGTTTATATGAAGAAAATTCCTTATACTACTTTTGCAGTTAAAGGAGATACAGATACATATAATTTCTTAGATGGTTTAGAACAAAGATATGGTGTTGAAGGATTAAATTCCAGAGAAAAAGAATTATTTAATAAATTAAATGATATTGGAAAAGGAGAAGCACAATTATTTGTTCAAGCAGTTGATGAAATGAAAGGTCATCAATATGCAAATACACAACAAAGAGTGTATGCAACTGGTCAGATTTTAGATACAGAATTTAATTATTTAAGAGAAGAATGGGCAACAGCCTCTAAAGATTCAAATAAAATAAAAGCATTTGGAGCTAGAGGAGAATACAAGACAAATACAGCTGGAGTTATTGACTATAAAAACTATGCTTATGGAGTGGCTTATATACATGAAAATGAATCAGTTAAGCTAGGAAAAGATATTGGTTGGTATACAGGTTTTGTTCATAATACATTTAGGTTTGAAGATATTGGTAAATCAAAAGAAGAAATGCTATTAGGAAAAATTGGAATGTTCAAATCAATACCATTTGATGATGATAATAGCCTAAACTGGACTGTATCAGGAAATGTATTTGTTGGACGTAATAAAATGCATAGAAAATTTTTAATAGTTGATGAAATATTTAATGCAAAATCTAAATATTATGCTTATGGAATAGGTGTAAAAAATGAAATAGGAAAAGAATTTAGATTGAGTGAAGATTTCTCAATAAGACCATATGGAGCATTAAAACTTGAATATGGAAGAATAAGCAAGATAAAAGAAAAAACTGGTGAAATAAGATTGGAAGTAAAATCAAATGATTATGTTTCAATCAAACCAGAAATTGGAACAGAATTAAAGTATAAATATCTATTTACAAATAGAAAAACATTAACAGTTGGATTAGGTGTAGCTTATGAAAATGAGTTAGGAAAAGTAGCAAATCCTAAGAATAAAGCAAGAGTAGCATACACAGCAGCAGATTGGTACAATCTTAGAGGAGAAAAAGAAGATAGAAGAGGTAATATTAAAACTGATTTAACTATCGGATTAGAAAATACGAGATTTGGAGCAACTGCAAATGTAGGTTATGACACAAAAGGGCATAATGTAAGAACTGGATTAGGGCTTAGAGTTATATTCTAA